The bacterium genome has a segment encoding these proteins:
- a CDS encoding ABC transporter ATP-binding protein — MLDIRDLHVSYGGIAALQGVSLEVREGEIVSLIGANGAGKSTLLKAISGLVPWRGAMRFGTSDLARVPAHRITALGLAHVPEGRGIFANLTVFENLKLATWTRGDRAQVAHDYERVYGLFPRLAERRRQLAGLLSGGEQQMLAMARALMTRSRLMLLDEPSMGLAPVLVRDIFRVLHDINQAGTTVLLVEQNARQALKLAHRAYVLETGRIVKAGPSAELAQDQSLIEAYLGKAL; from the coding sequence CTGCTCGACATCCGCGACCTCCACGTCTCCTACGGCGGCATCGCGGCCCTGCAGGGGGTGTCGCTGGAGGTGCGCGAGGGTGAGATCGTGAGCCTGATCGGGGCCAACGGGGCGGGCAAGTCCACGCTGCTGAAGGCCATCTCGGGGCTGGTGCCCTGGCGCGGCGCAATGCGCTTTGGGACAAGCGATCTGGCGCGCGTGCCGGCCCACCGCATCACGGCGCTGGGGCTGGCGCACGTGCCCGAGGGCCGGGGCATCTTCGCCAACCTCACCGTCTTCGAGAACCTCAAGCTGGCCACGTGGACGCGAGGCGACCGCGCGCAGGTGGCGCACGACTACGAGCGCGTCTATGGGCTGTTCCCGCGTCTGGCGGAGCGGCGGCGACAGTTGGCAGGACTGCTGTCGGGCGGGGAGCAGCAGATGCTGGCGATGGCGCGCGCGCTGATGACCCGCAGCCGGCTGATGCTGCTGGATGAGCCCTCGATGGGCCTGGCGCCCGTGCTCGTGCGTGACATCTTCCGCGTGCTGCACGACATCAACCAGGCGGGGACGACCGTCCTGCTGGTGGAGCAGAACGCCCGGCAGGCGCTGAAGCTGGCCCACCGGGCGTATGTGCTCGAGACGGGGCGGATCGTCAAGGCCGGCCCGAGCGCCGAGCTGGCGCAGGACCAGAGCCTGATCGAGGCGTACCT
- a CDS encoding ABC transporter ATP-binding protein, giving the protein MSLLSLQHVTHHFAGLRAVSDFNLQLEAGELVALIGPNGAGKTTIFNLISGVYRASAGSIAFAEHSLLGRYPHQIVRLGLARTFQNIRLFRDLSALDNVRIACDGHSHTSILQSLLRLPGYVRGERETMARSLELLAAFGLADLAAAPAGSLPYGQQRRLEMARALATQPRLLLLDEPAAGMNPAEAHELMNLILWMRREFHLTILLIEHQMQVVMGAAERVLVLDFGETIAEGTPVEIQGNDRVIEAYLGEEAD; this is encoded by the coding sequence ATGAGCCTCCTGTCCCTGCAGCATGTCACCCATCATTTCGCGGGTCTGCGGGCCGTGTCGGACTTCAACCTGCAGCTCGAGGCGGGTGAGCTGGTGGCGCTCATCGGCCCCAACGGCGCGGGGAAGACGACGATCTTCAACCTCATCAGCGGGGTCTACCGGGCGAGCGCCGGCAGCATCGCCTTCGCCGAGCACAGCCTGCTCGGCCGCTACCCGCACCAGATCGTCCGTCTGGGCCTGGCGCGCACCTTCCAGAACATCCGGCTCTTCCGCGACCTGTCCGCACTGGACAACGTCCGCATCGCCTGCGACGGCCATAGCCACACCTCGATCCTGCAGAGCCTGCTGCGCCTGCCGGGCTACGTACGCGGCGAGCGCGAGACGATGGCGCGGTCGCTCGAACTGCTGGCGGCGTTCGGGCTCGCCGACCTGGCCGCTGCGCCGGCCGGCAGCTTGCCCTACGGCCAGCAGCGGCGCCTGGAGATGGCCCGGGCGCTGGCCACGCAGCCGCGCCTGCTGCTGCTGGACGAGCCGGCGGCGGGCATGAACCCCGCCGAGGCCCACGAGTTGATGAACCTCATCCTGTGGATGCGGCGGGAGTTCCACCTGACCATCCTGCTCATCGAGCACCAGATGCAGGTCGTGATGGGGGCCGCCGAGCGCGTGCTGGTGCTGGATTTCGGGGAGACCATCGCCGAGGGCACGCCGGTGGAGATCCAGGGCAACGATAGGGTGATCGAGGCCTACCTGGGGGAGGAGGCGGACTGA
- a CDS encoding branched-chain amino acid ABC transporter permease: MHMRLLQFIQRHRVPLILLAAAPLTFLLPRYGIINPYLELVLKYIGINIILTVSLNLINGYMGEFSVGHAGFMAIGAYAGALLTVRLFPAGLGPVLFPVALLGGGVAAGIAGLAIAFPSFRTRGDYLAIVTLAFNMIVKSGLENIPAVGGPQGLMGINKLTTLPWVYLWVIIAIVLARNVVYSRHGRGVLALREDETAAELVGVNSRRVKVLIFVFSAFLAGIAGALFAHELQFINPRSFTILKSTDMLVMVYLGGVASLGGSILGATVFTAVLEALRPLLQWLHISAEWRLAVAPLFLVLLMLLRPRGIMGHREFGFLLPAEYRRQRVASRGPGHPGPAGGPSGTSGPTRDDDTEAVA, encoded by the coding sequence ATGCACATGCGTCTCCTCCAGTTCATCCAGCGTCACCGGGTTCCGCTGATCCTCCTCGCAGCGGCTCCGCTGACGTTCCTGCTGCCCCGGTATGGGATCATCAACCCGTACCTGGAGCTGGTCCTCAAGTACATCGGCATCAACATCATCCTGACGGTCAGCCTGAACCTCATCAACGGGTACATGGGCGAGTTCTCGGTGGGGCACGCGGGGTTCATGGCCATCGGGGCGTATGCCGGGGCGCTGCTGACGGTGCGCCTCTTCCCGGCGGGGCTGGGGCCCGTGCTTTTTCCCGTGGCGCTGCTCGGCGGCGGTGTAGCGGCCGGCATCGCGGGCCTGGCCATCGCCTTCCCGTCGTTCCGCACGCGCGGGGACTACCTGGCCATCGTGACGCTGGCCTTCAACATGATCGTCAAGAGCGGGCTGGAGAACATCCCGGCGGTCGGCGGGCCGCAGGGCCTGATGGGCATCAACAAGCTGACCACGCTGCCGTGGGTGTACCTGTGGGTCATCATCGCCATCGTCCTGGCGCGCAATGTCGTCTACTCGCGCCACGGGCGCGGCGTGCTGGCCCTGCGCGAGGATGAGACGGCGGCCGAGCTCGTCGGGGTGAACAGCCGGCGGGTCAAGGTGCTGATCTTTGTCTTCTCGGCCTTCCTGGCCGGCATCGCCGGGGCGCTGTTCGCCCACGAGTTGCAGTTCATCAACCCCCGCTCCTTCACCATCCTCAAGTCCACCGACATGCTGGTGATGGTCTATCTGGGCGGGGTGGCGAGCCTGGGCGGCTCGATCCTGGGCGCCACGGTGTTCACCGCCGTGCTGGAGGCGCTACGGCCGCTGCTGCAGTGGCTCCACATCTCGGCCGAATGGCGGCTGGCGGTCGCGCCGCTGTTCCTGGTCCTGCTCATGCTGCTGCGGCCCCGGGGCATCATGGGCCACCGTGAGTTCGGCTTCCTGCTGCCGGCGGAATACCGGCGGCAGCGCGTGGCGTCGCGCGGTCCGGGACATCCTGGACCGGCCGGTGGGCCGTCTGGGACGTCCGGCCCCACGCGGGATGATGATACGGAGGCAGTCGCATGA